A genomic region of Marinobacter sp. NP-4(2019) contains the following coding sequences:
- a CDS encoding NAD-dependent epimerase/dehydratase family protein → MSKYQEVCDGLAGSPKTWLITGVAGFIGSNLLEHLLKLDQTVVGLDNFATGYQRNLDEVRSLVSSEQWARFRFIEGDIRNLEDCTQACDCVDYVLHQAALGSVPRSLNDPITTNAANITGFLNMLVAARDAEVESFTYAASSSTYGDHPALPKVEENIGKPLSPYAVTKYVNELYADVFARSYGFKAIGLRYFNVFGKRQDPDGAYAAVIPKWTASMVRGEDVFINGDGETSRDFCFIENAVQANVLAATADEAAKNEVYNVAVGDRTTLNTLIDSLKDALAGNDVVYLKAPVYRDFREGDVRHSQADISKAASKLGYAPEFRIGEGIARAMPWYLNNRAE, encoded by the coding sequence ATGTCTAAGTATCAGGAAGTATGTGACGGCCTGGCTGGTTCCCCCAAAACCTGGCTAATCACCGGCGTAGCCGGCTTCATCGGCTCCAACCTGTTGGAGCATCTGTTGAAGCTGGACCAGACGGTGGTGGGGCTGGATAACTTCGCCACCGGTTATCAGCGCAATCTGGATGAGGTGCGGAGCCTCGTATCATCGGAGCAGTGGGCACGTTTCCGCTTCATCGAAGGGGATATCCGCAACCTGGAAGATTGCACTCAGGCCTGTGACTGTGTGGATTATGTGCTGCACCAGGCCGCGCTGGGCTCGGTGCCCCGGTCGTTGAATGACCCCATTACCACCAATGCGGCTAATATTACCGGTTTCTTGAATATGCTGGTGGCGGCCCGGGACGCGGAGGTGGAAAGCTTTACTTACGCGGCATCCAGCTCCACCTATGGCGATCACCCCGCGTTGCCGAAGGTGGAGGAGAACATTGGCAAGCCGTTGTCACCCTACGCGGTGACCAAGTATGTCAATGAGCTGTATGCGGATGTGTTCGCCCGCAGCTATGGCTTTAAGGCTATCGGCCTGCGCTATTTCAATGTGTTTGGCAAGCGCCAGGATCCGGATGGCGCCTACGCCGCTGTCATCCCGAAATGGACGGCCTCCATGGTGCGAGGTGAGGATGTGTTCATCAACGGCGATGGTGAGACCAGCCGGGATTTCTGTTTTATCGAAAATGCGGTGCAGGCCAATGTGTTGGCGGCCACCGCTGACGAGGCTGCCAAGAATGAAGTCTATAACGTTGCGGTGGGGGATCGCACCACACTGAACACGTTGATTGATTCTCTGAAGGATGCGCTGGCCGGTAATGATGTGGTGTATTTGAAAGCGCCGGTATACCGGGACTTCCGTGAGGGGGATGTCCGACATTCCCAGGCGGATATAAGCAAGGCGGCCAGCAAGCTGGGCTATGCGCCTGAGTTTCGCATCGGAGAAGGAATTGCCAGGGCAATGCCCTGGTACCTGAATAACAGGGCTGAATAA
- the asnB gene encoding asparagine synthase (glutamine-hydrolyzing) — protein MCGITGVLSPNSGLATESTVRRMADAVLHRGPDDLGTWADSEVGIALGHRRLAILDLSSAGYQPMASLCDRYVIVFNGEIYNHIMLREQLREATGGGIPWRGHSDTETLLEAFRVWGIEDTLRLTSGMFAIAVWDREEQFLTLARDRFGEKPLYYGWVDGTLVFASELKALKQYPGLRGELESRVLQSYLRFGCVGGQQSILKGVFKLPPGSFLEVSLADIKAGKRPQPAEWWSAVDSAHAARQSAPVSPERALTNVAETLIASVERQMAADVPLGAFLSGGVDSSLIVALMQSQSARKIRTFSVGFDDPRYDESEHAAAVARHLGTEHTTLRATSQMALDVIPKLPALYDEPFADSSQIPTFLISSLTRDHVTVALSGDAGDELFGGYNRYVWMPRVWSKLARMPQPMRHTLASLLKSMPPRGYDRLMAIGSRVLPSRLHIRTFGEKLYKLADVLACGSDRELYGGLASMNRHPENLLEPECCSDKAVEHLYPALAGFDQVEWMMLMDTLNFMVDDVLVKVDRASMASSLEVRAPFLDPDVYAAAWQLPLDMRVRNGEGKWALRQILYRHVPRELIERPKMGFAVPLDDWLRGPLREWAEDLLSPSSLANLPALNPRAVQAMWRNHLQGKGHLAQQLWAVLQLSAWAKHWLVS, from the coding sequence ATGTGTGGGATTACTGGTGTATTGTCGCCAAATTCCGGCTTGGCAACGGAATCAACGGTACGTCGAATGGCCGATGCTGTTTTGCACCGGGGGCCTGATGATCTTGGCACTTGGGCAGATAGTGAAGTAGGAATTGCATTAGGTCATCGGCGACTTGCTATTTTGGACCTGTCCTCTGCTGGTTACCAGCCTATGGCATCTCTATGTGACCGCTATGTCATTGTGTTCAACGGTGAGATCTATAACCATATCATGCTCCGAGAGCAGCTGCGTGAGGCAACGGGTGGTGGTATTCCGTGGCGAGGGCATTCGGATACCGAAACGCTGTTAGAGGCCTTCCGGGTATGGGGTATTGAGGATACGCTTCGGCTCACCAGCGGCATGTTTGCCATTGCCGTTTGGGATCGGGAAGAGCAGTTCTTGACACTGGCCAGGGATCGCTTCGGTGAAAAACCACTTTATTACGGGTGGGTTGATGGCACGTTAGTATTTGCGTCTGAACTCAAGGCACTGAAGCAATACCCCGGCCTTCGTGGTGAGCTTGAATCTAGAGTGCTGCAGAGTTATCTGCGCTTTGGCTGTGTGGGTGGTCAACAGAGCATTTTGAAGGGTGTGTTTAAGCTGCCACCTGGGTCGTTTCTGGAGGTGTCTTTGGCAGATATAAAAGCTGGCAAACGCCCGCAGCCTGCAGAATGGTGGTCTGCCGTTGACTCTGCCCATGCTGCTCGCCAGAGCGCTCCAGTATCGCCTGAGCGGGCGTTGACCAATGTGGCGGAGACGCTAATTGCATCCGTTGAGCGCCAGATGGCTGCGGATGTTCCTTTGGGAGCGTTTCTCTCAGGAGGTGTTGACAGTTCTCTGATAGTGGCGCTGATGCAGAGCCAGTCTGCCCGGAAGATTCGGACGTTTTCAGTGGGGTTTGATGACCCGCGTTATGATGAATCCGAGCATGCTGCTGCAGTGGCTAGGCATCTTGGAACGGAACATACCACGTTGCGGGCGACCTCTCAGATGGCTCTGGATGTGATTCCAAAGCTGCCCGCGTTATACGATGAGCCGTTTGCGGATTCTTCCCAGATACCCACATTCCTTATCTCCAGCCTTACTCGGGATCATGTCACTGTAGCTCTTAGCGGTGATGCTGGCGATGAGCTGTTTGGTGGGTATAACCGTTACGTTTGGATGCCGAGAGTTTGGAGTAAGCTCGCGCGTATGCCCCAACCGATGCGGCATACCTTGGCCAGTCTGCTAAAGAGCATGCCGCCCCGCGGATATGATCGATTGATGGCGATAGGCAGCCGGGTTTTGCCTTCCCGCCTCCACATACGTACCTTTGGTGAGAAGCTCTACAAACTTGCGGATGTGCTGGCTTGCGGTTCCGATAGGGAGCTATATGGCGGTCTGGCCTCAATGAACCGCCACCCTGAGAACTTGCTTGAACCTGAATGCTGTTCTGATAAAGCCGTGGAGCACCTGTATCCGGCGTTAGCCGGGTTTGACCAGGTAGAGTGGATGATGTTGATGGATACCCTCAACTTTATGGTGGACGATGTGCTGGTGAAGGTAGACCGCGCCAGCATGGCGAGTAGCCTTGAAGTGCGGGCTCCGTTTCTTGATCCAGATGTTTATGCTGCTGCCTGGCAATTGCCACTGGACATGCGGGTTCGAAACGGTGAGGGGAAGTGGGCGTTGCGCCAGATTTTATATCGCCACGTGCCTCGTGAGCTGATCGAGCGGCCCAAGATGGGCTTTGCGGTGCCGCTGGATGACTGGCTGCGGGGGCCATTGCGGGAGTGGGCGGAAGATCTTTTGAGTCCGTCTTCCCTTGCCAATCTACCCGCACTTAACCCGCGTGCGGTGCAGGCTATGTGGCGAAACCATTTACAGGGTAAGGGCCATTTAGCTCAGCAGTTGTGGGCGGTGCTGCAGTTGAGTGCCTGGGCAAAGCATTGGTTGGTTTCGTGA
- a CDS encoding glycosyltransferase, whose protein sequence is MYVITGLGLGGAEKVVTSLADEMADRGNKVLLVYMTGDALLRPSNPAVELVKLEVNSPRDLLTFIAEFRQLHARFEPDVVHTHLVHANIIVRLSRLITPIRRLITTAHNRNEEGRFRMVGYRVTNWLADVSTNVSAEAVRAFELQRAIPPGKMLAVHNGISLCQFQTSVSGVSRIRSEFGLADDTKLIVSVGRLSEPKDYPNLLNALARVGNESSDWHLAVAGDGPLRNQLGSLTQKLGLDDRVSFLGVRNDIPDLLSAADLFVLSSAWEGFPMVVGEAMACECVVVATDCGGVREFLGDSKLLVKPKSPEALAAAINDALKLSPDQRAAYGQSARKRIREFYSLEATVDKWLAIYKG, encoded by the coding sequence ATGTACGTTATAACCGGGCTTGGGTTGGGTGGCGCTGAAAAAGTTGTTACCTCACTAGCGGACGAAATGGCGGATCGGGGTAATAAAGTACTTCTGGTTTATATGACCGGTGATGCTCTGCTTAGGCCGTCGAATCCAGCTGTGGAATTGGTCAAACTGGAGGTTAATTCACCAAGAGATTTGCTTACTTTTATAGCAGAGTTTCGTCAGCTTCATGCCCGCTTTGAGCCCGATGTAGTTCACACTCACTTGGTACATGCGAACATCATTGTTCGGCTAAGTAGGTTGATCACGCCCATTCGCCGATTGATCACTACAGCCCACAATCGGAATGAGGAAGGCCGGTTCCGGATGGTAGGTTATCGAGTGACAAATTGGTTGGCGGACGTTTCCACAAATGTGAGTGCCGAGGCAGTTCGTGCATTCGAGCTTCAGAGGGCTATTCCTCCCGGTAAAATGCTTGCTGTCCACAACGGCATATCCCTTTGTCAGTTTCAGACATCGGTCAGCGGGGTATCACGGATCAGGTCTGAGTTTGGGTTGGCCGATGACACGAAATTAATCGTTTCAGTAGGTAGACTTTCTGAGCCCAAAGATTATCCCAATCTATTGAACGCGCTTGCGCGAGTTGGGAATGAAAGCAGTGATTGGCATCTGGCTGTGGCTGGGGACGGGCCTTTAAGGAATCAGTTGGGCAGTTTAACTCAAAAGCTCGGTTTGGATGATCGAGTTAGTTTTCTAGGCGTCAGGAATGACATTCCGGATTTGTTGTCTGCAGCTGACCTTTTCGTTCTCTCCTCTGCGTGGGAAGGATTTCCCATGGTGGTAGGCGAGGCGATGGCATGTGAATGTGTCGTAGTTGCTACTGATTGTGGTGGCGTTCGCGAATTTCTCGGGGATTCAAAGTTATTGGTAAAGCCAAAGAGCCCAGAAGCGTTAGCTGCTGCCATTAACGATGCATTAAAACTTTCTCCCGACCAGAGGGCGGCTTATGGTCAATCCGCTCGTAAGAGGATACGGGAGTTCTATTCACTGGAAGCAACCGTGGATAAGTGGTTGGCGATCTACAAAGGGTGA
- the tviB gene encoding Vi polysaccharide biosynthesis UDP-N-acetylglucosamine C-6 dehydrogenase TviB produces MEKIAVIGLGYVGLPLATAFGEKRPVVGFDINIKRIRELRDGVDFTREVSPEELAAASQLYFSDNLEDLADCSVFIVTVPTPIDEFNTPDLTPLVKASETVGKVLKAGDIVIYESTVYPGATEEVCVPVLERVSGLAFNEDFYAGYSPERINPGDKEHRVTTITKVTSGSTPAIAAEVDALYADIITAGTHQASSIKVAEAAKVIENTQRDLNIALMNELSMIFARLGIDTHEVLAAAGTKWNFLPFKPGLVGGHCIGVDPYYLTHKAQAIGYHPEIILAGRRVNDGMGPYVAAELIKAMIKAGHTVANARVLVMGFTFKENCPDLRNTRVIDVVNELKDFGCQIDVTDCWADGAEAELEYGINLVREPAQDTYDAVLLAVPHREYAEMAATELRAFLKDDGVLFDLKGVLPLGEANLRL; encoded by the coding sequence ATGGAGAAAATCGCAGTAATCGGCCTGGGTTACGTTGGCCTGCCGTTGGCCACCGCTTTTGGAGAAAAACGCCCGGTCGTGGGTTTTGACATCAATATCAAACGCATCAGGGAATTGCGTGATGGCGTCGACTTCACCCGGGAGGTCAGCCCCGAGGAGTTGGCGGCGGCCAGTCAATTGTATTTTTCCGATAACCTGGAAGATCTCGCGGACTGTTCTGTCTTTATTGTGACGGTGCCGACCCCGATTGACGAGTTCAATACGCCGGATCTCACCCCATTGGTGAAGGCCAGTGAAACCGTCGGCAAGGTTCTGAAAGCCGGCGATATTGTGATTTATGAGTCTACCGTGTATCCCGGTGCAACAGAGGAAGTGTGTGTGCCGGTGCTGGAGCGGGTGTCCGGTCTGGCGTTCAATGAAGATTTCTACGCCGGCTACAGCCCGGAGCGGATCAATCCGGGGGATAAAGAACACCGGGTAACCACGATTACCAAGGTTACCTCCGGCTCCACGCCGGCCATTGCCGCCGAGGTGGACGCGCTCTACGCGGATATCATCACTGCCGGTACCCATCAGGCCAGTTCCATCAAGGTGGCCGAGGCCGCCAAGGTGATTGAAAACACCCAGCGTGACCTGAACATCGCCCTGATGAACGAGTTGTCGATGATCTTTGCCCGTTTGGGGATTGATACCCACGAAGTTCTCGCCGCTGCGGGCACCAAGTGGAATTTCCTGCCCTTCAAGCCTGGCCTGGTCGGGGGCCATTGTATTGGCGTTGACCCTTACTATCTCACTCATAAAGCCCAGGCCATTGGTTACCACCCGGAAATCATCCTGGCCGGTCGCCGTGTGAATGACGGCATGGGGCCTTATGTGGCGGCAGAGCTGATTAAAGCGATGATCAAAGCCGGACACACGGTGGCCAATGCCCGGGTGTTGGTGATGGGCTTCACCTTCAAGGAAAACTGCCCGGATTTGCGCAACACGCGGGTGATTGATGTGGTCAACGAGTTGAAAGATTTTGGTTGCCAGATCGATGTAACCGATTGCTGGGCTGACGGCGCGGAAGCGGAGCTTGAGTACGGGATCAACTTGGTCCGCGAGCCTGCCCAGGATACGTATGATGCAGTGCTTCTTGCCGTGCCACATCGCGAATATGCGGAGATGGCAGCGACGGAACTGCGTGCTTTCCTGAAGGATGATGGTGTGCTGTTTGATCTGAAAGGTGTGTTGCCTTTAGGGGAAGCAAATCTACGGTTGTAA
- a CDS encoding glycosyltransferase family 4 protein, whose protein sequence is MKTVFLTSNTSWYLYNFRASTIQALREQGNRVICLSPPDDFSQRLVDELGVEHIALPLDGKSTGAVQELRSLRFIWKVVRRYRPNAVFNFTVKMNIYCGLVCALQRIPFANNISGLGTAFIHDSWLFRRVRQVYGLVNRRARRLFFQNEEDLSVFRDKGLLGDTPFTLLPGSGVDLERFEVSPLPETGPFTFIMIARLLGDKGVREYAEACRLLKADGLDVRCLLVGPLGVSNRTAISEEEVLQWKEEGILEYPGATDDVRPLIEQAHVLVLPSYREGMPRTVLEAAAMGRPAIVTDVPGCRHAIEPEVTGWMCEVRSAESLAQQMWRVVTMDAAELQRAGDAARRRMEEAFSEEQVVQAYINCLSI, encoded by the coding sequence TTGAAGACGGTCTTTCTTACGTCCAACACTTCCTGGTACCTCTATAACTTCCGTGCGAGCACGATTCAGGCTTTGCGTGAGCAGGGTAACCGGGTGATTTGCCTGTCGCCGCCGGATGATTTCAGTCAGCGGCTGGTGGATGAACTAGGGGTGGAGCATATTGCTTTGCCGCTGGATGGCAAAAGTACAGGCGCGGTGCAGGAGCTGCGCAGCCTGCGCTTTATCTGGAAGGTGGTGCGCCGATACCGGCCGAACGCCGTGTTCAACTTTACGGTAAAGATGAACATTTATTGCGGTCTGGTGTGTGCGCTTCAGAGAATTCCGTTCGCCAACAACATCTCAGGTCTCGGTACTGCGTTTATCCACGATTCCTGGCTGTTCCGGCGGGTGCGGCAGGTGTATGGGCTGGTGAACCGCCGGGCGCGGAGGTTGTTTTTCCAGAACGAGGAAGATTTGTCCGTATTTCGGGATAAAGGTTTGTTGGGGGATACGCCTTTCACCCTGTTGCCTGGCTCCGGCGTGGATTTAGAGCGCTTTGAGGTTTCGCCATTGCCCGAGACTGGCCCGTTCACGTTCATCATGATTGCCCGTTTGCTGGGGGATAAGGGCGTACGGGAGTACGCTGAAGCATGCCGATTGCTGAAGGCCGACGGTCTGGATGTGCGCTGCCTGCTGGTGGGGCCGCTGGGGGTGAGTAATCGCACAGCCATTTCTGAAGAAGAAGTCCTGCAATGGAAAGAGGAAGGCATTCTCGAATACCCCGGCGCCACCGATGACGTGCGGCCGCTGATTGAACAGGCCCATGTGCTGGTGTTGCCATCCTATCGGGAAGGTATGCCCCGCACCGTACTGGAAGCCGCCGCCATGGGCCGCCCGGCGATTGTTACGGATGTGCCGGGGTGCCGGCATGCTATTGAGCCGGAGGTTACCGGGTGGATGTGCGAGGTGCGCAGTGCTGAGTCTTTGGCGCAGCAGATGTGGCGGGTGGTGACTATGGATGCTGCGGAGTTGCAGAGGGCAGGGGATGCAGCACGGCGTCGAATGGAAGAGGCGTTTAGTGAAGAGCAGGTAGTTCAGGCTTATATCAATTGTTTGTCAATTTGA
- a CDS encoding glycosyltransferase family 4 protein, with protein MNKKVCFFTGSQALPGGTERACSDVANTIRRAGYSVTILSQYNGKKSFYEVDSGIELRELFPLRPCGSTGFLKTSWRLFRFVVRNRPDVLIAVESLSFLFLVFCFFLPNRPVVVNWEHFNAEIDLGLKSRNFARRLAVWLSDKIVVLSDKDKQCWKTYLKCPDDKVIRIYNLNPVSVNANARSKDDTSLQRRVLAAGRLTYQKGFDLLIKAWSSLPEEQREGWNLRICGEGNDRPILERLIEKFGLGKEVQLVGQISDIKSEYEGADLFVLSSRFEGFGLVVLEALSFGVPVVSFDCPAGPSEIIENEVDGVLVPSEDIERLSDAIASIINDEHKRLLMARAALRDRPQFSREVVGAQWISLLESLGCCR; from the coding sequence ATGAATAAAAAAGTTTGTTTTTTTACTGGTTCACAAGCTCTCCCTGGCGGAACCGAAAGGGCCTGCTCAGATGTTGCTAATACAATTCGTCGGGCAGGCTACTCCGTTACGATCCTCAGCCAATACAATGGCAAAAAAAGTTTTTACGAGGTTGATTCAGGCATTGAGTTGAGGGAGCTTTTTCCATTGAGGCCTTGCGGGTCTACAGGTTTTCTTAAAACATCATGGAGGCTATTTAGATTTGTTGTTAGAAATCGCCCGGATGTTTTGATTGCTGTAGAAAGCTTGTCGTTTTTATTCCTTGTATTCTGTTTTTTTCTTCCAAATCGGCCGGTGGTGGTCAATTGGGAGCATTTTAATGCAGAAATTGATCTTGGGTTGAAGTCTAGGAATTTTGCTAGAAGGCTAGCGGTATGGTTGTCGGACAAAATTGTGGTTTTATCCGATAAAGACAAACAGTGCTGGAAGACGTACCTGAAATGTCCCGATGATAAAGTTATTCGTATTTATAACCTGAACCCAGTGTCAGTTAATGCCAACGCGAGGAGTAAGGATGATACTTCCCTTCAGCGCCGAGTTTTAGCGGCTGGCCGTTTGACATACCAAAAAGGGTTCGACCTGCTCATAAAAGCTTGGAGTTCCTTACCGGAAGAGCAGCGTGAGGGTTGGAACCTCCGGATATGTGGGGAGGGGAATGATCGCCCCATTCTTGAAAGGCTGATTGAAAAGTTTGGACTGGGCAAGGAGGTTCAGTTGGTGGGGCAAATATCTGATATTAAGTCGGAATACGAAGGAGCAGACCTTTTCGTTTTATCGTCCAGGTTTGAGGGGTTTGGCCTGGTGGTTTTGGAAGCCTTGAGTTTCGGGGTTCCCGTTGTGAGTTTTGACTGCCCGGCCGGCCCATCGGAGATTATAGAAAATGAGGTTGATGGAGTCCTAGTTCCGTCAGAAGACATTGAAAGGCTCTCGGATGCCATTGCTTCTATCATTAATGACGAACACAAGCGGCTATTAATGGCGAGAGCGGCACTGCGGGATAGGCCTCAGTTTTCTCGGGAAGTGGTTGGTGCGCAGTGGATATCTTTGCTTGAGTCTCTTGGCTGTTGCCGTTGA
- the wecA gene encoding UDP-N-acetylglucosamine--undecaprenyl-phosphate N-acetylglucosaminephosphotransferase, producing MESAASLGLSSGLIAFFSLLLLKPFAMRVRLLDLPDHRKVHKGAVPLTGGLSAFIGLFAAWMISMPLIGGYGIYLLASLMLVLLGAVDDARDVPAQFRLWAQVALGALLTYGSGVSLVHFGDLLGLGVIELGWLGPLITIAAVIGATNAFNMIDGIDGLAGSMSLVALLSLSFLFLQAPGNSLELALAFSIAIALLPYLAANLRMPPFTKRIFMGDAGSMFIGFSIVWLLVKGTQPETQALRPVTALWLIAIPLMDMVAIMVRRARKGQSVMKPDREHLHHIFMRAGFTDRQALVVITVVSILLAGTGLAGEYFQVPEWMMFTLFVGVFAAYDWALSHAWRLLVLLRKRKLT from the coding sequence ATGGAATCTGCAGCCTCTCTTGGCCTTTCCTCCGGTCTTATCGCCTTCTTTTCGCTATTGCTTCTAAAGCCCTTTGCCATGCGGGTCCGCCTGCTGGATCTCCCTGACCACCGCAAGGTGCACAAGGGCGCGGTACCGCTGACCGGCGGGTTGAGCGCGTTTATCGGGTTGTTCGCAGCCTGGATGATTTCCATGCCGCTGATTGGTGGCTATGGGATCTATTTGCTGGCGTCCTTGATGCTGGTGTTGCTGGGTGCCGTGGATGACGCACGAGATGTGCCTGCTCAATTCCGGTTGTGGGCGCAGGTGGCCCTGGGGGCGTTGTTGACCTATGGATCTGGTGTGTCCCTGGTGCACTTTGGCGATCTTCTGGGATTGGGAGTGATCGAGTTGGGCTGGCTGGGGCCACTGATTACGATTGCTGCGGTGATAGGCGCGACCAATGCCTTCAACATGATTGACGGTATTGATGGCCTTGCGGGCAGCATGAGCCTGGTTGCTTTGTTATCGCTGTCCTTTCTGTTCCTGCAGGCTCCCGGCAACAGCTTGGAACTGGCATTGGCATTCTCAATTGCTATCGCTCTGTTGCCGTACCTGGCGGCAAATCTTCGTATGCCACCCTTCACGAAACGGATCTTCATGGGCGATGCCGGCTCCATGTTTATCGGGTTTTCCATTGTCTGGCTGCTGGTGAAAGGCACCCAACCCGAGACCCAGGCGCTGCGACCGGTGACGGCTCTGTGGCTCATCGCCATTCCGCTGATGGATATGGTGGCTATTATGGTGCGCCGTGCCCGCAAGGGGCAGTCGGTGATGAAGCCAGACAGGGAGCATTTGCATCATATCTTCATGCGGGCCGGGTTTACTGATCGGCAGGCGTTGGTGGTGATTACCGTGGTTTCTATCTTGCTTGCAGGCACTGGATTGGCAGGAGAGTACTTCCAGGTCCCCGAGTGGATGATGTTTACGCTGTTCGTGGGCGTGTTTGCAGCGTATGACTGGGCGTTAAGCCACGCCTGGCGGTTGTTGGTGCTGTTGCGGAAGAGGAAGCTTACGTAG
- a CDS encoding mannose-1-phosphate guanylyltransferase/mannose-6-phosphate isomerase translates to MICPVVMAGGTGSRLWPLSRQLNPKQFLPLTDEDQTMLQATVSRLDGIAVANPVLICNEEHRFLAAEQMRAIGREQSRIILEPVGRNTAPAIALAAMVLQEAGDDPLMLVLAADHLIEDVAAFHQSIEQAIPLAEEGKLVTFGIVPVKAETGYGYIQQGAGFPAGGAAVKAFVEKPDEETARQYLESGDYLWNSGMFLFRASRYLDELKTYRPEIYDACKAALSDSSQDLHFSRVNAEAFAACPDESIDYAVMENTADAAVVPLEAGWSDIGSWSALWEVSSKDEQGNSVTGDVITEATNNTLVRADHRLVATLGVEDLVVIETKDAVLVAHKDKVQDVKKVVQAIKSDGRHEHMNHREVYRPWGVYDSVDHGARYQVKRITVKPGAKLSVQMHHHRAEHWIVVSGTAKVTNGEKSYLVTENQSTYIPVGQVHALENPGVIDLELIEVQSGSYLGEDDIVRFEDRYGRS, encoded by the coding sequence ATGATTTGTCCTGTTGTCATGGCCGGTGGTACCGGTTCCCGTCTTTGGCCGCTGTCGCGGCAGTTGAATCCCAAGCAGTTCCTGCCGTTGACCGATGAAGACCAGACCATGCTGCAGGCCACGGTGAGTCGTCTTGATGGCATTGCTGTGGCGAATCCCGTTTTGATCTGCAATGAAGAGCACCGCTTCCTGGCTGCGGAGCAGATGCGCGCCATTGGGCGTGAACAGTCCCGTATTATTCTGGAGCCAGTGGGCCGGAATACCGCACCCGCTATCGCCTTGGCGGCGATGGTGCTGCAGGAAGCGGGAGATGATCCGTTGATGCTGGTATTGGCGGCGGATCATCTGATTGAGGATGTGGCGGCGTTTCACCAAAGTATTGAGCAGGCCATCCCGCTTGCGGAAGAGGGAAAGCTAGTCACCTTCGGGATTGTGCCGGTGAAAGCGGAAACCGGTTATGGTTATATTCAGCAGGGTGCCGGGTTTCCGGCGGGCGGGGCTGCCGTTAAGGCATTCGTGGAAAAGCCGGATGAAGAGACTGCCCGGCAATACCTGGAATCCGGTGATTATCTGTGGAACAGCGGCATGTTCCTGTTCCGTGCCAGCCGTTACCTGGATGAGCTGAAGACGTATCGCCCAGAAATCTATGACGCCTGCAAAGCCGCGTTGTCTGACAGCAGTCAGGATCTTCATTTCAGCCGGGTGAATGCGGAAGCCTTTGCTGCCTGCCCGGATGAGTCTATTGATTATGCGGTAATGGAAAACACGGCGGATGCCGCGGTTGTGCCCCTGGAAGCGGGATGGAGCGATATTGGTTCCTGGTCCGCGTTGTGGGAGGTCAGTTCAAAAGACGAGCAGGGCAACAGCGTCACCGGGGATGTGATTACCGAAGCGACCAACAATACCCTGGTCAGGGCGGACCACCGGCTGGTGGCCACGCTTGGGGTGGAGGACCTGGTGGTGATCGAAACCAAGGACGCGGTCCTTGTTGCCCATAAGGACAAGGTTCAGGATGTCAAAAAGGTGGTTCAGGCTATTAAGTCCGATGGTCGTCATGAGCATATGAATCACCGGGAAGTGTACCGCCCTTGGGGTGTCTATGATTCGGTTGACCATGGTGCTCGTTATCAGGTCAAGCGCATTACGGTGAAGCCCGGCGCAAAGCTGTCCGTGCAGATGCACCATCACCGGGCCGAGCACTGGATTGTAGTGAGCGGCACCGCAAAGGTGACCAACGGTGAGAAAAGCTATCTGGTGACCGAAAATCAATCGACATACATCCCCGTCGGGCAGGTCCATGCGCTGGAAAACCCCGGGGTTATTGATCTGGAGCTGATTGAGGTGCAGTCCGGTTCTTACCTCGGGGAAGATGACATTGTCCGATTTGAGGATCGGTATGGGCGCTCATGA